In one Myotis daubentonii chromosome 1, mMyoDau2.1, whole genome shotgun sequence genomic region, the following are encoded:
- the LOC132240805 gene encoding LOW QUALITY PROTEIN: F-box only protein 31-like (The sequence of the model RefSeq protein was modified relative to this genomic sequence to represent the inferred CDS: deleted 1 base in 1 codon): MEVCACLCGLGSSPGCQCLQQCQRPAEKAATHSKLAPAPAEKHLEVNRAARCCAGSGGIASPRPPPHCSLQDLPEEMLVEIFASLPGTDLPSLAQACTRFHHILHIDSIWRRRCREEFGVRETLQDLEMIGMSYRELYTKLFHPHRHILGLWQLDHGYRTLLNVAVDGLGITGWTCRPSLNPQVDGPMQSEPLFRIRLTERKSGTVECVEGRHSRPHNLHMQIQKDRFSLKTDHRKDSPTRPWDAWGRWLVHEDRQPYDCRTYHRLYLPPSHPEDLIRPGLFQGKYDEYGLTTAMLSFHGKDARVADITGDSIRTLEIHLMRRIQLPDGGFFCNFNELSRVVQEIDEQVIREPQQEDGTEESEDHGWQSPAQPSAGESRAAAAEEQPVPFVLPEGVRSSDQSYPGTCRMCFYGLDTVTVTLPGFAYPRRHPGIFILFDENHFGFICLATEYFILYSRVQNTFQNVEAPSPQAFLEMLKNIQPKTPWEVEMNLRPVFSTFLML; this comes from the exons ATGGAGGTGTGCGCTTGCCTCTGCGGCTTGGGCTCTTCGCCGGGATGTCAGTGTCTTCAGCAGtgccagcgcccagctgagaaGGCAGCGACCCACAGCAAGCTGGCCCCGGCCCCAGCAGAAAAGCACCTCGAGGTGAACAGGGCAGCGCGGTGCTGTGCGGGGAGTGGAGGAATCGCGAGCCCCAGGCCTCCCCCGcactgctcgctgcaggacctgccggaggagatgctggtggagatcttcgcctcgctccccggcaccgacctgcccagcctggcccaggcctgcaccagattccaccacatcctgcacatcgacagcatctggagacggcgctgccgggaggagttTGGCGTTCGTGAAACCTTGCAGGACCTGGAGATGATCGGTATGTCTTATCGAGAACTCTATACGAAGCTGTTCCACCCACacagacacattttgggtttGTGGCAGCTAGATCATGGCTATAGAACACTGCTGAATGTCGCGGTGGATGGCTTAGGCATTACTGGTTGGACGTGCAGGCCTTCCCTTAACCCCCAGGTGGACGGCCCAATGCAATCCGAGCCATTGTTCAGAATTCGCCTGACAGAGCGGAAATCAGGCACGGTGGAGTGCGTGGAAGGCCGCCACAGCAGGCCCCACAACCTCCACATGCAGATTCAGAAGGACAGGTTCAGCCTCAAGACAGACCACCGAAAGGACTCACCAACGCGGCCTTGGGACGCTTGGGGGCGGTGGCTGGTGCATGAGGACAGACAGCCATATGACTGCCGGACCTACCaccgcctctacctcccgccgaGCCACCCGGaagacctcatcaggccaggcctcttccaaggcaaATACGATGAATACGGCCTAACGActgccatgctcagcttccatgggaagGATGCCAGGGTCGCCGATATCACGGGAGACTCCATCAGGacgttagagatccacctcatgcgccgAATCCAGCTGCCAGATGGCGGGTTCTTCTGCAACTTCAACGAGCTCTCCCGCGTGGTCCAGGAGATCGACgagcaggtgatccgggagccgcagcaagaagacgggactgaggaaagcgaggaccatggctggcagagccctgcccagcccagc gccggggagtccagggctgcagctgcagaggagcagcctgtcccgtttgttctgcctgaGGGCGTGCGCTCAAGTGACCAGAGCTACCCCggaacctgcaggatgtgtttctatggcttGGACACTGTTACTGTTACCTTACCCGGCTTCGCCTACCCCAGGCGCCACCCTGGAatcttcatcctgttcgatgagaaccacttcgggttcatCTGTCTGGCGACGGAATACTTCATCCTGTAcagcagagtccagaacaccttccagaatgtggaggcaccatccccgcaggccttcctggagatgctcaagaacattcaGCCCAAGACCCCCTGGGAGGTAGAAATGAACCTTAGACCAGtattctccaccttcctaatgctgtga
- the LOC132218980 gene encoding SNW domain-containing protein 1-like: protein MALTSFLPAATQLSQDQLEAEEKARSQRSRQTSLVCSRREPPPYGYRQGWIPRLVEDFGDGGAFPEIHVAQYPLDMGRKKTMSNALAIQVDAEGKIKYDAIARQGQSKDKVIYSKYTDLVPKEVMNADDPDLQRPDEEAIKEITEKTRVALEKSVSQKVAAAMPARAADKLVPAQYIRYTPSQQGLAFNSGAKQRVIRMVEMQRDPMEPPRFKINSRIPRGPPSPPAPVMHSPSRKLTVKEQQEWKIPPCISNWKNAKGYTVPLDKRLAADGRGLQTVHINENFAKLAEALYIADRKAREAVEMRAQVERKMAQKEKEKHEERLRGMAQKARERRAGIKTHVEKEEGEARERDEIRHDRRKERQHDRNLSRAAPHKRSKQQRNENRDISEVIALGVPNPRTSNEVQYDQRLFNQSKGMDSGFAGGEDEIYNVYDRAWRGGKDMAQNIYRPSKNLGKDMYGDDLEASMKTNRFVPDKEFSDSDRRQRGREGPVQFEEDPFGLDKFLKEAKQHCGSKRPSDSSRPKEHEHEGKKRRKE from the coding sequence ATGGCGCTCACCAGCTTTTTACCTGCAGCTACTCAGCTCTCTCAGGACCAGCTTGAGGCTGAAGAAAAGGCAAGATCCCAGAGATCACGGCAGACCTCCCTGGTCTGCTCCCGAAGAGAACCTCCCCCATACGGGTACCGGCAAGGCTGGATACCTCGGTTAGTAGAGGATTTTGGAGATGGAGGTGCTTTCCCAGAGATCCACGTGGCCCAGTATCCACTGGATATGGGGCGAAAGAAAACAATGTCAAATGCCCTGGCCATTCAGGTGGATGCtgaaggaaaaattaaatatgatgCCATTGCTCGGCAAGGACAGTCAAAAGACAAGGTCATTTATAGCAAGTACACTGACCTGGTTCCCAAGGAGGTCATGAATGCAGATGACCCAGACCTGCAAAGACCGGATGAAGAAGCTATTAAAGAGATAACAGAAAAGACAAGGGTGGCCTTAGAAAAATCTGTATCACAGAAGGTTGCTGCGGCCATGCCAGCTCGAGCGGCTGATAAACTGGTTCCCGCTCAGTATATCCGATACACGCCATCTCAGCAAGGACTGGCTTTCAACTCTGGGGCAAAACAGAGGGTCATTCGTATGGTGGAAATGCAGAGAGATCCAATGGAGCCTCCAAGGTTCAAGATTAATTCGAGAATTCCCCGAGGACCACCTTCTCCTCCCGCACCTGTCATGCATTCTCCTAGCCGAAAGTTGACTGTGAAGGAGCAACAGGAGTGGAAGATTCCTCCGTGTATTTCGAACTGGAAAAATGCAAAGGGCTATACAGTTCCACTAGACAAACGTCTGGCTGCTGATGGAAGAGGACTGCAGACAGTTCACATCAATGAAAATTTTGCTAAGCTGGCCGAAGCCCTCTACATTGCTGATCGGAAGGCTCGTGAAGCCGTGGAAATGCGTGCCCAAGTAGAGAGAAAGATGGcgcagaaagaaaaagagaaacatgaagaGAGACTGAGAGGAATGGCCCAGAAAGCTAGGGAGAGAAGAGCTGGCATCAAAACCCATGTGGaaaaagaggagggggaggcacgTGAGAGGGATGAAATTCGGCACGACAGGCGGAAAGAGAGACAGCATGACCGCAATCTTTCCAGGGCAGCGCCCCATAAGAGGTCGAAAcagcagagaaatgaaaatcGAGATATCAGCGAGGTCATCGCTCTTGGGGTGCCCAATCCCCGGACTTCCAACGAAGTCCAATATGACCAaaggctgttcaaccaatccAAGGGCATGGACAGTGGTTTTGCAGGTGGAGAAGATGAAATTTACAATGTGTATGATCGAGCCTGGAGAGGTGGTAAAGACATGGCCCAGAATATTTACAGGCCCAGTAAAAATCTGGGTAAGGACATGTACGGTGATGATCTAGAAGCCAGCATGAAGACCAACAGATTCGTTCCCGATAAGGAGTTTTCTGATTCAGACCGTAGGCAAAGAGGTAGAGAAGGACCAGTTCAGTTTGAGGAAGATCCTTTTGGTTTGGACAAGTTCCTCAAAGAAGCCAAACAGCACTGTGGCTCCAAAAGACCCTCAGATAGCAGCCGCCCTAAGGAACATGAGCATGAAGGcaaaaagaggaggaaggaataG